The genomic stretch CGGTCAAAGAGCAAACTATGACAGAAAGGAATATAGAGCTTCGCTGAGAGAAGAGGAACCATCAAAAGGAGAAACGTAACAAGATAAGTATTTAGATGGTGATGCCTCAATTGCTATAACTGTGTAATAAAGAAaagaagcatttgaagaatagctacaaaagaaatctataaataacaagAAGATTTAACGAAATAAACTACATTATCAAATCcaacaaacaaatcaaatctatcaatttatcttaaCTTAATATATCTTAGGAGTAGTGATAATCCAACAGTAGTAATTTCTTAGTTGTAATTCAAGTATATGCTCATACGTTAGATTTGATCCTTATGCaatataaataatattttcaaAACAAGTATTCTTGCAGTAGCCTTTTCATGACTGATTGtaagtattttcttttatttgattgcaTTGGTATGTTAAAAAGTCTTTTCTTATAAAAGGTAGGTGCAACctatctttggaggaagaaccctaCCCTCAAACTATCGCCTCATCATTACAAATATTCTGCAAATGGTTGGGTAGGCGACTAATCTCCACAGATTCTGGTCATATATTGTAAGTTAGATGTATTTACTTTTTTCAGCACCTGGGGTTAAAGTTGATTAGTTTGAATCAAGCTGCCATATTGATTTTGGCATGCCCGCATACACCACACCTAATGGAAAACAAATTGAGTGCCAACAATATCAtgtgcatttgaaatccaaccattaATCACACCTtgtaccaaaattaaagcattaaTACACTCATCAGGTAAGCCACACCTTAAAACATAAGCTACAGCCATTGATAATTAACAAAATTCTAAGTATGGTCCACACAATAAGTGCATTGCGGGAGTTTGCCAAGGTCATGACCCTTACGGTGAGGCCAATATATTGGATGGTTTGAATGTCAGGTGCACGTGACAGGTATGAGGATGTTCATTGGGTGGCCCAATTGGTTGAACTTAGACGTCTTTTCATATATGATTGTAATACTCTATTCAAGCAGTCAGGCTGTAAAGCACCCAAGTCTATAGTCCACCACACATCACATGAAGAATGGTGATGGGATGCCAATAATAGTTtttgtgtgggaccaccatgggATGTATCTCTCATCTAACCTGTAATCACGTGTAAGTCGCATAGACGAAgtaaatatatatacaaaaataTGCCAGTATAAAACTCATGCTGACTACCCGCAAGACCTAAGCAATTTTTAAATTATCTGTGTGGCCAGCACAGGTCGCGTTTGCCGGCATCTCTTCTGCATGTATTCTTAATAatgattttctctttttattctttGGTTTAAAAATTCCAAACCAACGACTTCTCAGGTCATTCTATATTAACACTGCCCACGAATTACGACCCGGCGGCCGCCACCTCTGTCACGTTCGCACTGTAATGCCGTggtggaaaattttaaaatctgtAGGGACCACTGTGATGGATGTGTCTGATCCATGCCGCCTGTCCGTTTTAAATTTGATTGTACTGACCTCGAACTTTGGTCAAATTACCTCAGGAGCTGCAATGTTCCAGGCCTTTTGACATCTTTTGGATATTGTttcggacgaaaatgcccctgtaaTTGGTTCAGAAGTCATATGGTCATGGAGTGAAGAAGAAGCTACCTTCCATTCAACTCTCGAGAAAgtgacagattggctactccccccgccaccagccaatggctggtgcttggtggtctgtgggccacactaccatgtatgtgtttcatccatgccgcccatccttttgtcatgtcattttagagctagggcccaaatatcagttcgatccagtgctcgtgtggcccacataataaaaaataattgtgACAATTGAAACTTTtcgggctcactatgatgtttgttagaagtgtacACTACCcatgtcaggactttttgggcccacggcgagctggctgacaaggtgaatggatcagatcaccccattgtgggccttaagttatggtaccaataGTTTGATAGAAGAGAAAGTGAACACGTTTCAAACCACGAACCATGCAATATATGTGAATAATTCATGCtggccatcctttttgttgtgtcattttagagctagggccaaatatcagcctaatccgtTGTTCGTGTGagccagaaaatagaaaataattgtgaCTGTAGAAACTTTTCAAACTCATTGTGATGCTGGTTAAAAGTAGATACTGTCTAAGTCacgactttttgggcccacggcaagctggccgacaaggtggatggatcggatcaccctatcctgggccttaagctatggcaCCAATGAtttagtagaaaatgaaatgaacacgtcgcaaaccacgatccatgcaagatgataaccatgacccatataacatggcaactacgacccatgcaaaccacaacccaaatgggtcatggttatcatgttatatgggtcgtggttgtcatccgggtcgtagttatcatgttacatgggtcgtgattgtcatgttacatgagtcgtggttgatataggtcgtgatcgtcatgtcatatgggtcgtggttgtcatccgggttgtggttgtcacgggtcgtagttatcatattatatgggtcgtgattgtcatgttacgtgggtcgtggttgtcatattatatgggtagtTATATAGGCCGTGGTTGTCATCCGAGTTGTGGTTGTCacaggtcgtagttatcatgttatatgggtcgtggttatcatgttatgtgggttatgttatcatgttatatgggtcgtggttatcatgttatgtggttatcatgttatgtgCGACTTTTTGGTTCACggcaagctggccgacaaggtggatggatcggatcaccctatCCTGGACCTTAAGCTATGGCACCAATGATttggtagaaaatgaaatgaacacgtcgcaaaccacgatccatgcaggatgacaaccacgacccatataacatggcaactacgacccatgcaaaccacaacccaaatgggtcatggttatcatgttatatgggtcgtggttgtcatctgggtcgtagttatcatgttacatgggtcgtgattGTTATGTTACATGAGTCGTAGTTGATATGGGTCGTGATCGTCatgtcatatgggtcgtggttgtcatccgggttgtggttgtcacgggtcgtagttatcatattatatgggtcgtgattgtcatgttacgcgggtcgtggttgtcatattatatggattttagttatataggtcgtggttgtcatccgagTTGTGGTTGTCacaggtcgtagttatcatgttatatgggttgtagttgtcatgttatgtggatcgtagttatcatgggtcGATGTTGTTACATGACGTGTGCAGTTTGTAATTGTAACGTAATAAGGGTCGATGTtttcatgttataaggatcgtgggtCCCGTCGTGATTTATGTGtcgaatccaatccgtccattggatttagaattttatttaacgtcatgagccaaaaaatgaattacatCCAAAATATTTacgccctaaaaggttttcaatggttggctttcaatttcactgctttctatggtgtggtccacataagcatTTGATATGTGTTATTTTTGGggctcatcccttaaaatgatctttcaaaatgaatggatggcatggataaaatatatacattatggtgggcctaataagaccattcatctctacatatataGGGCTGCGTAAGTTACTAAAAATAACCTAACTTACTAAAATAACCTTTCCGAGGTCTCTGGAGTTTGGACTAACCTTCCCGAGATCTCGGGAGTTTGGACtcccaagttccgtgggcccccccatgatgtatgttttgtatccatacctttcatccatttggagagatcactttAGGGCAACATCCAAATaatgagttaaatctaaagctccaatggacctcgcacaggaaatagtggagacagtgacgctcgccattaaaaacttctaaacagcacaaaagttttagatcaaactgatatttatgttttcccttatttcatgtcttatttaacttttgaacaaattggatttcaaataaatattatggtggacctAAGTATAGTTTCAAAGGtggaaatcactctccccactgttttctatggtggagtccactacCGCTTttaatctacctcattctttggctattgccctaaaatgatatctcaaaatggatggacggcgtggatacaacacatacatcatagtgcggctcatagaacttggtgacgtcacttcagtagccgactctgctactcaacctgtcagtatctaatcgccCGTGAAGATTGCTTCCTCCCCCGCCCATCCTAGCCTCAAATGGGCAGCTCTGTgagcaggcccaccgtgatgtatatgtacatccaaaccatctgtcccttttctcaaattattttaaggcataaaaacaaaaataaagaacATCCAACggctaaatggaccacactacgtattactcttacatttaatgcaaccaccTTTAATGCTccgtgcatttaatgcaaccgagCGGATTTGATACCGATCGCTTCAATAGCTAAAAGGCTACTGAAGGGACGTGGTAAAATGTTATTGGTTGAATGCTAACATACTGTTTCTCACAACGAATGCTCTTTCACCGTAGTTCCAGCTCCGTTATCCTCCGTTTCGGCCACAAACGGATAAACTAGCAGAGTATGATGATCCATACTCTTGCATGTAGAAATTGTTATCACAAGTCATATAAGTAGCTCATCAAAATCCATCCAATTGGTGGATCCCACAatagatgggccataactcaAATCGGACACTAAATAAAGGATTCTGACTAAATCATTAGTGTGAATTCAAAAGACAGTTGAAAAACAAAAGTAATCAATTTTCCTTGTGTAAAATGGTCCCACAATCTGCGGTTTAATTCAAGAAACAGGTATGGCACGTGCACCATGTCTCATTGTTTAACAGAAACTGGCATCCTATAGCTTCCACGTGGAAGCCTTGCCATGGTCAGAATTTATTGTCCGTGGTCAGTTAgttggaaagggattggctactcgccctgccaccacccaatggctggtgttcggtgctctatggccccaccatgatgcatgtgtttcatccatgctgtccatctatttttatagatcattttacaatattacacaaaaaatgaggtttatccaagtctcaagtggaccacattacaggaaatagtgttggaggaacatcaaccattaaaaactttttgggggtgaTAGAAgtattggatgaagctgatatttgttttttccattcatctgggtattaataacctaatcaacagattggatgtctgataaatagtacattgggccttaggaggatttaaatgatggatatccaatcaccattgttctcctgtggtgtggtccacccaagattatatccctcttattttcaggataaagccctaaaatgatcttaaaaactggatgaacggaatgaatgaaacacatacatcatagaggggccCAAAGAGCACGGACCACCAGCCACGCGTATGGcgtcagggagagtagccaatccatttccagttAACTAAACTGGATGCTGATTTCATGGGGAAGCCTTTCACGAAGGCTAACGGAATGGCTGTGAAGGAGCATTCATAGTAAGAAACAGCCTAGCCCATTGGTATCCAACCAATGACATTTTTCCACGTCACTTAAGTAACCTTTTGGCTCCTGaagtgttcagtatccaatccgctcccgctTATTCTTAGGTGTGGTCCGCTTAagcgttggatcttcctcattatttgtaatcataccttaaaatgatacgggaggattgacggcttggatgtatagatacatcacggtgggcccacccacagaactgcccgttcggggctagagacgggcgggggtagggaCGCAATCCGCATAGacggaagaggattggctggtgtaccacacaccagccatagttgcattgatgtcagcaagttttgtgggtgtgatcatgaggtatgtgttatagccaaactgtccatccatttggtgacctcGTATTGcggcttgatatgaaaaataagacagatctaatcatcaagtggaccacactgtaaaaaccagtgggggattgaacgtctaccattgaaaccctttttgggatcatagaagttttggattaatatgaaatttgttttctctcttaattcaggtctttgttaccttatgaatagattggatggaaaataaatgttatggtaggcctcTATCTGCAGTACGGAATACGGGTCAAAGGAAATCCAGAAACTTTTAAAATAAGATGTGAGGTGATGAGAAATGTCCAACGGCAGTGAAGGACTAAAATCAGTGTATTGCGAATCGTAAGGCCCATAGCTGCATCGTTCAAGATGCATGAAATGGAAGAGGGAGCGAACACATCGACCAACGCCTCCCCAAGACCGAGTTGCCTAACCCCGCAAGCACTGACCAACGGCCCATCCTGTTAATAAAACTCTAATATGAATGACATGTGGGATTCCTAAGCATCCGTCGGGACACGGTTTGTTCAATAGTACCATCGGGAGCAAGCCGTGGCGCAAGAATCACACTGATcatatgatcctaaccctttgaatgttgCCAGTTTGTTacaactgtccattttttattAGCCATAAATCAAGACTATAAAttgcatggttagaatcattcaaCCAAGCACTTTGGAATCATAACTAATACAAAGAGAGAActatcaaatagatgtttcaagatgatgtttGGACCTATTTTATCTCTGCTTAATTTTGACCATCAATTTTCCGTGCTATTGATCAGATGCTTAGGCCCTttgtatgaatgaatggatggtttaaatctgATGATGGGTCATCCCATGTGTCATTTAAGAGTTTTGGGGACGTTTCTAACATGTATGAGAAATGCTTGGATGATAAGTCTGCCCAGTTAATAACTTCCAAATGTCCCACGCACATTATAGGTTGGAAGTTACCTGCTATGAACGGTTGAAAATGCACCTCATGTTTTGTGTTGATGACATTTagttatgggcccaaaaatcaggtcaatgtATATGCCATTCCATCTTGAGGGTAGATTGTTTGTTTCGTTCTCCCAAATGTgtgtttctgtgcatgtgtgagacccacttgattaaCAGATGCATTGGGAACATTTTAGTTGgagggtctcaagtccaaccactaATTCTGTAACCTACTGTCCAGCGTCCACCCAACAGATTCCAACATCTAACACcctgtgcaaaaatcagccatatccacccATTGAGTTCAAGACTCTTTATATTTTGGTATTTATAAATGGctaaacattgttttctatggtgtggcccacctgatgagtagatagtGCTGATTTTTCATGGGCTAATCCTCACAGTTGAGCTATGGTCCAAAATATTCTCCCACAaccaatgatcttaaccatttggATTGAGGCCCATattctaggaaacagtggtaattgaacaccccaCCATTGCAAACTTTTTAGGGTGCACGTTAATAtttctgtagtgtttattttaaatccaatctgatgataaggtcatgtaaccctagatgaagggaagcaacaaatatcagcttgatccaaaacttgtgtggccaatTAATATTCAATCACAGTtgttttccaatggtatggtccacttgataattgtattcattcatttttgggataatacatTTGAAAAAATCAATAAAGGGTGCAAATACAGAATATGCACATCAAGGAGGGCACCACGGTATGGgccacactgtcttgggtgaggctagggtctcacctaatctcctCCCTCCTCGAGATGGCAACCGTGATGTGAAACAGCTCTCATGGAGACACTCACCCTTTATTTTTGTGAGCTCCATCAAGATGTGTATTTaagatccaatccaaccattatatagataataataatttatgtccATGACCAAAAAAATCAGGATGAACCGGGATTCAAGTGGTGtcttacacaagtggcatgtccAGAAAAAGAGGATACTATACCACAAGTAGAGGTGTACAATAGTTGAACCGAGTCGATTTACAGCTCAGACTCGACTcagccacttgctgaccccagctcgaacttgacttggctcggtcttcgagcctgactggctggcttggctcggctcagcttggtcagcgagtcaagatcgagccaagttcgcctgtGTAACATGTTtataaacacatggactgcactttcaaaatctcactgaatgtaaaacaacaacagtagttttataggtatttcatcaaacaccttctaagcaacataaaaatcaagaaaaaaatggtatttgtttcatatacataccttccttgccaccaaccatacttcattgagtcatttcatcaaacacttggtgagcaacatcaatatcaaagtaaccaagtcaccaaacaggttcaatctgagttcgattcgagctgggttcgatccgagtcaagttgagctcgggcaagctcgaacttggttcgaaattttttcaagctcaagaagtttgctcgactcagctcgaactcagtttcaaaccgagttgaatcgagctttttcgagttgagttgagtgagctagctcggttcgtgtacagccctaaccaCAAGCAGTGGTATAGATCCAAGGGTCAAGTGGACCAAATAGCGTGGACTGAATGCCCAcccttaaaattttcctaggatTGGCAGAAGTTTGGATAAGGTGATCATACACTGTATGGTTTCCCTTGCCTAACACTTCTGCAGCTATGATGAAAAAGGCCTGGAGAGAGAGGATCACCTTGGCGGAGGCCTTGGACGGACTTGAAGAAGCCGGTGGGTTCTCCATTGATGAGGATAGAGAATCATGAGTTGTTCCAAACATCAGcttaactcggctcgaactcagctttgaatcgagtcgaatcaagctttttcgagtcgagttgagcgagttagccaagctaacttggttcgtgtatagCTCTACGTACTCTTGTCAAAAAAATCCCACGGAGGCAAAAGTACCCCAACTTATGATAACCATACTATCTTTCCCGGTAACAAACCACTTAATTATGATATCCTTTCCATGAAaatgatagggcccaccgtgaggataatttatttatttatttttttaaaatcaggctgatcaaatCCTTGATCAGCCTAAAGTTTGGATAAGGCGATCATGTtgcaaaaatattaattttaataaaaaatattttaataataaaatataatataatataaaaagttgttttgaaaaacacttttctacggggtttttgggaatagtcccacatggaaaagagaagagaaaaacctgtggttcatatgaaggatgtggagtattataaaatctacctacctagtccgtggactatggaccttgcgtgttccagtgtgtAGCACTAGAACACCCGCACGCGcactcgcgctcgggctcgggcacggtctcggtctcggtctcggactcggactcggtcacaggctcggtgcgagggcgtgggcatgtgaggcagtgtggctatagaggcgctagtggcgcactttgcaggACCTgggtgggtttccaaaccatctcaactcactctagtaaacccatacgaactgagacagccagcccctcttcactcatatattctagtggtttcagcaacatagcaaggcttaaaccttagcttgaagaatgCAGTTTCTTAACAGACAGCCTGTTGTTCTTAGGAACCAatagctgaagatttgaactgaccaatgcataagtttttctcttcttttcttcttcttttgggatttttcctttaTTGTACTTGCTAGAAAGtatgtaattgagttccatttggtgggccttcgtgtttctTCGAACACGCACTCCATACCAGTTCGTCGTATCCTGAAGTTATTTGCACAGTAACCTACCAAagatactcaattcacttgagtaggggcaaataacgctttaaggacggCGTTTCCCTATCctaatttctgattattttgcatttttcggtttccacattatacgaAATACATTAATcagtataatttccaacaatcatACATTGTATGGTTTCCCTTTATCCACGTCCATGTGACCTGAAcagttggatggcgaataaacatgacggtgggcccggTAAAGCCCCGATGTTGGGCGTCTTTATCACTGCTGGTTTTGGTGGGGTTGCATTAGCATAGAGCCATTGCCTGGACCGAGTCCATCCAGAGGGAgaaaatcggaagcggattgcatcttGTGAGGGGCACGACTTGGTCTTGGTAGGTGCTCTGTgaggcccgtcgtgatgtatgtattttatagcacaagcccaaaaaggaggcaggtccaatgctcaagtggaccacaccacaagaagcagtgatgataatgatgccACCGTTTAAATGTTctcgggacccaccatgatgtttatttgcaaagTGGTGATAATGGTGCCAGCGTTTAAATGCTCTTGGGatgcaccgtgatgtttatatgacattcagcagcctgttgataaggtcacatggacctggaagAAGGAAAATTCCAATATATCAAAACTTAGGAggctcccaggaagtttttaaatgTGGGCGTCCACTCCCCACTGTTTTTCACTTGAACCTTGAATCTTCCacgtttttgggttcatattcatatcctaaaatgacatggtaaaaaaatggacggatggcatggataaaacacatacatcacggtgggctccacaatccCTGCTACTGGCAGTTGCAGTACGGAATCCGGGTCAAAGATGTGAGGTGATGAGAAATGTCCACTGGCAGCAAGGATTAAAATCAGTGTATCCGGGAATCGTAAGGCCTATAGCCGCATCATTGAAGATGGATGATGATATACATGAAATAGAAATAGAAGAGGGAGCGAACACATCGACCAACGCCTCCCCGAGACCCAGTTGCCTAAACCCAGATAGGCAAGCACTAGCCGATTCCATCATGGAATCGGTCAAAGCATCCGTTTCCAAGCTCAGACGTGGAGATCCACCCACCATCTACATAGTCCCACAAATAATCCGGCGAGTAAAAGAGGTTGCTTATGAGCCTCGGATGGTGTCGATCGGCCCATTCCATAACGGCAAGGAGAGGCTACAAGGCATGGAAGAGAACAAATTATTGTATCTACATTCGTTCCTCTCCCGCAATCCCGACCATCGGTTGGAGGTCTACCTGGAGGCGATTGAGGAATTGAAGGATAAAGCGCAAAGTTGCTACTCCGAGAAAGTGGGCCCACTTATGGGCAACgagtttgtgaaaatgatggTGCTCGATGCTTGCTTCATTGTCGAGTTCTTTCTCAGGTTCCATCCGATCGAGTATAAACAGAGGTTGCTCAGGCAACAATCGGAAGAGCTCAAGCAAAACGAGGAGGATCTCAGTCTTATTTCTGCAATGGAGAAGTTCTTTTTCCATTCAAATGGCTTCGAAGACCCGATACGTTATGCGATTGGGATGGTGAACCTTATACGGTATGATATGCTACTCCTTGAAAATCAAATTCCTTTCTTCGTTCTGCAGCATATTTTCAAAATGGCTTGTCCAGCGAACGTAACACATTTACTTGAGAAGATGGCCCTTTATTTCTTCGATCCATTCATGCCTACGAATAAGGAAATCGATATCAAAGATAATTCCTACTATCATCTGCTCCATTTGTTCGACTCGCATTTGTTACTAACCCCAACTAATAGAGCCCAACCATTCGTGCATTCCTAAAATCAAGCTCAAGCCCAACTTTTCGTGCATTCCTAAAATCAAATCCGTCCtcaacaagttgaagaatc from Magnolia sinica isolate HGM2019 chromosome 17, MsV1, whole genome shotgun sequence encodes the following:
- the LOC131231017 gene encoding UPF0481 protein At3g47200-like, with amino-acid sequence MVKKWTDGMDKTHTSRWAPQSLLLAVAVRNPGQRCEVMRNVHWQQGLKSVYPGIVRPIAASLKMDDDIHEIEIEEGANTSTNASPRPSCLNPDRQALADSIMESVKASVSKLRRGDPPTIYIVPQIIRRVKEVAYEPRMVSIGPFHNGKERLQGMEENKLLYLHSFLSRNPDHRLEVYLEAIEELKDKAQSCYSEKVGPLMGNEFVKMMVLDACFIVEFFLRFHPIEYKQRLLRQQSEELKQNEEDLSLISAMEKFFFHSNGFEDPIRYAIGMVNLIRYDMLLLENQIPFFVLQHIFKMACPANVTHLLEKMALYFFDPFMPTNKEIDIKDNSYYHLLHLFDSHLLLTPTNRAQPFVHS